Sequence from the Zeugodacus cucurbitae isolate PBARC_wt_2022May chromosome 2, idZeuCucr1.2, whole genome shotgun sequence genome:
aactcgTGACTGCGTAAATATTCGGAGACATAACCCAAGAAGGTGTCATCATTCTCCACAGCAGAATCGACGGGTGTATCGTTCGATACTGGCTCAATTGGTACGATTTCGAGACCACGCAACAATACTAACGGTTTATCGCGAcgattcaattttttaattacattgcgAATGGCACGCGAACCACGACAGTAAATTGAATCTGAGTTTAATGAATTGGTCAGGCAGTCGGCTGCTTTCTGTGCAGTACCGATAGGACGCGGAGTGTTTTCGATATTCTCACGAGTTGGCGGTGCCAAAAACGTTTCCGTACCAGGTGTGGCATTATCCCTAACTTCGGTGGCCAATGGAGCGATTGTGGCGCTTGCACCATAAAGTGTGCCAATTAGCAGTGCACAGGAAAAGTAATTAGGTAGCCACATTACGAGCGTGTTAAGAACTTAATTCAAGGAAGTCAAAAGATCCGTTTAAAATTCACTGCGACCGAAAGCGTTTGCAACGTAGAACTGCTGCAAATTTGTTACAATTCGAAACTAAACCGTTTGCAAAGCACTACTCtagattttatagaaaatttcccAACTGCAATCCTATTACACCGGAACGCTGTGTGGTCATATAAACGAACCATTTCATGCAAAACGAAAGTCCACATAATTACCTGATACAATTCTCCATTCGAAATTATACcgcaaaagaaaaatgaaatggaaatgaaagGCCTTGGCCAACCTTCCAATCGCCCAAACCATTTCATTCACCAACCGACATTTACTCAGTTTTTATGAGTACTAATTCTTCTACTCCCTGCAGTGTAATTTTCCTCTTGAGTGGATCGGAAAGATTTCCCATTTTAAACGCTTAATTGGCTAAATATACGCACACATATGGATGGTTGTATCTGAGCACACACGTACATACGTTTAGTACGCAGAGAAGAAATGTCTTCATTTCAAGGTCTCAAAAGCCGTTGCAATTGCTAGCGTGCAAAGTGTGGCAAATTAGAGGGGCCGGAAAACGTCTAGAAAGATATGACATTTGTAATTGCACTTGCTATGTAGAAGCTAATGGTCTACTAAGTAGTATGTATTAGCCAAAATGCTATTTTGTATAAGTGGTTGTGGTTGTTACAtatgtcatttaatttgtatacatatttatagcagTTCTTAATTTGGTTGCATTCGATGGTACACTTGCTTTCAAATATAATCAGTTGTTTCTTAAGAGTGGATCTAACCATGTCTGTGTCCTGATATAGAgccatatataccaaagtgatcagggtgacgagtagatttaaaatttgaatttgaaattaagaTTTCGATAATACTCGGAGTAAATACAGTGTCCATTTACTATAGGCGTGTTTAATGTGACCAGCAAATTAACTTCTTAGCTTATTTTTTAGggaagctatcatagcttgtattgTTAAAGTCTCTGAAAATAGTTCCCAATAGCTcacaaaaaataatgcaaaaaaccTTGCTAATGCCAAATTATCATTTGAAAGTGGAACACGTTATTCTTTTGGCCGATATTAATTTGACAAattccattaaatttaattttccggTTACCCAGCACAATTTTCGAATTGCCACTTACTCAAAATTCTATACATAATAAGGTTACATATAAATTCGTTAAACCACCACAGTCCATCACCAACAAAAAGATCGTCTCGATCTAAATACGGATCATTCgatacaattatttaaataaacacatatatattgcGGTGAAAAATAAAGCACTGTACATTAAATCTTAAACAAGCGAGTATGTTCTTTTGGTTCTGATGGTTAGTTTCAAGACAGTGGTGAGTTTTTCCCCAAAGAATCACGTAAACTAGTTTATTAtgaaactattataaaaattacaaaaaattctaATTACACAGCATAACTTTAATCAGTGAAAAGTCTTTGAACCCAATCAATCGAGCAGAACTATTCAAAGTTTATCATTGATCTtcctttgttttaaaaatggaaattcTAGTTGATGCCAGTCGGAATAAAACTCTATGTCTAGCCTCCAAAGTACTCACAGTCAATCGAATAAGCGTCCCCAACACgaattttatttagtaatagtGGTGGAATCCCTTCAAAACTTATTACCAAGATTCCCTAAAATCTATGTTGCAACCCAGTGAGAAATAATATTGGATTTAACTGGTTACTGTTTTACTGAATTTTTAGATTATCTTAAATAAGgcaaaactataataacaaattttgatCCATTACTGGTATTCCAAATAAGTTATTTTCTCTTGAGTTTTTTTGAAATGTCTAAAATATTGTCAATTGCAGTGGGTCGCATTAAAAATTAAGACTACACTAATTCTACTGTATTCTCTCTTTCTTTATTtatgtcaaaattatttaaattgcatAGCCGAATAAAAGAAACAATCAAATACGTGATGGGAAAGATAACGGTTATTAGGAGAAAGCGAAAGCTGGGAaaacaaaattcatttaaagCCAAAAATACTAGCCCAACTCAGGGAACCACGTAAAAGTTGTAGGAGTAATCAAAGAATAGTGATCAAACAAATGACGAGTGATAAAAGAAGATATATAAACTTGTTTTTTATCGAAAACAATTTGCATTTTCCAGCTACAAACGACCTTAAAACAGAATGCAGGAAAAGCAAAGCGCGAAAATGATGGGAACCATATTAAAGAAATGAGTGGCAAGCCAGGCGTAACGGATCGCTACTTGGCTCTCTTATTCACATGATTCAATAATTGGTCGCACTTGCGAGTTTTGCGAATGAGAATGAAAGTAAATGCGATTACATGCTAAATAAAAATCGGTCATAACCTTAAATTGGAAAAGTGGTAGAGGCCTGCTTTACGCCTTTCACAATAAAGACAAAACCCAACACAACCTTGTGCAACTCAGAATATTGTAATATACACAGCTGCAGacaaatttttgggaaaacaacaacaacagcgtacaACAAAGGGACTgtcttattttcataatttgaagtgaataaaaaatttgtgaaaagtaattaaaggTTTTCACAGCAAAATTACAAAGTAACCAGCCATTAAACTCGACAGATTGGTGAGTGACGGCACCGAAGGCAGCTCACTCAGCTTTGCCGCTACAATTGGCGTGAGGCAACGTGTCTGCAGTTAGGcgcaaaagaaataaaagaaagccACAGTCTAGAGCATAATTacaaaatgtttacaaaaaataaaaaaaacccaaTGCGacccaaaacaaagaaaaatcttaaaaagtcGAATTATTATAAAACTTTTGAGTGCTTAAAAGCTTTGGCTCTTGTTGCTGAGGGACGCCTGAAAATGTAGACACCGGTGCACCTGTACGCTCAGCCCTCGAGTTTCAATGGCTAAAGCTGTTAACTCCAAAAAAGTACAAATTGTAAtattacgagtatatatatttatgatatatacatatatacccgttatatacttttatatgcacataaattttGCCATCGTAGCTTACATGTTGGCAGCAAACAGCGTCTGCGTAACTACCGCGTTCTGGTTCCGTTTGGCACCGCCTTAACGCACAGTGATGCTGTCACAACAAAGCGTaggcaaacacacacgcacacacacacacactgaaaaCATTCCATAATAGTGTGGCTGCGGCTTCATCATCGTCATGCAGCAGTCACGCCGTCAACAATCATTCAACCATGCGACCAACTTTCACTCTCATCGAATGagttttcgatttcgatttaatTTCTCTATACTCATGCACATGTATGTGTGCGCAtgtgtttaatataaataaatgtgtgtgcCAGTATGATATTTCATCTCTGCTTTTGCTGTGCTGTTTGCCGTTATTGTTGGGattcttttattaaaataaatgaatttacatTTCTTTCGCCTACTTAGTGTTTGCATCTCTTGCAGACTCTCCTGCTTACTTCATTGTCATGCTCTCCTTATTTGACTTGGGAAAAAGTTTGAAATCAATAAAAGCGAGGTCAGGTAAAAGTGTTGCATAAGCTCATGTATCGCATATCGGTTCCAATGTGCTCATGAGCCTTTAAAATGTATTCATATTCggatgaaatttataaaatattacacattttaaaattttaaagggacttttcggttgtagaaaaaaatatttattcattagtccacattattgttgttgcctttaaaatagtcctcatttgattttatgcacttatgctagcgtttcttccaatcgtcgaaacacctCCCAAAGGATTCGATTTTTGGTATAGCCATTGGCTCTTTCATCGATATTTCGTTTACTTGTAAAACAACGGCTCTATAAGATTCCATTTCCTCACACAGGGAATCGAATTGTTGACAAAGGTTAGCGGATGTTTCAATGAGAAAATAAGCCTGACCACTAACTAATGGAGATAGATATATTCTATCtcaaaataagataaaaaattgGTATTGCAGATGATGAAAGAACTCAACtcaaatttgtgtaaaatttgcaTAATAGGCGTGGCATCCCGGACATATAAGTCAGTCCATACATCTCAGGAGTTGCTTGACATATTTGAACCAAAATTCATGTGTAACATTTTTctgatttccaatattttcaagTCTCCATATACCGAATTTGTGGACCTCAGTAACAAcaatttaggttaggttaggttaaggggtgaggtgctttaacctaagtctggcgaaaGCTGGAAATttaaggaggaagtgcttggatgttgccttcctccaaacagcgttggcaactagcgtctgacttgATCCCTGTCCACACCGGGTGTGTGCCTATTGGATAAtaaccagtaagcacaccattAATCGCGGAGAGATGAGCCTTACTAAGCGGTAACAGCTATAAcgaccgttttcgatccactgGGTTCCAGAAAGTCCTCGTTACTGCGCAGGTGCCGGTTGATCTGCAGCGTTTGGCGACCTCACTCGAAGCCAGTGTGTCCAGCGCGAGTTACCAGGGATGCACGCTAAGTGATTTCAGATTTCAGAGTGTCCGTTTTTCGGACCCTTCATATACCCAGTCTCTTAGTCTAAACTGCTTAGCTAGTGTGGCCTTTCCGAGCGTCGTCCACCAGACTCCAAAGAACAATATTGGCTTGactataaatatagttaatagCCCAATATATCCGTAAACGGCTACTCAAGCCTTTCTCACTCTCTTGGAAATTGtagattatattcatattttgaaatatttcgtagatatgtatatcgagtaatcaataattattattttaaaaaagccttttttcgaacttcgaaaccaaatatttcgattttggagctaacttcgaaaatcggagaatgcaATTGTTTTAATGATGTCTCAATCCGGACAAAAACAGTTTGGTACAACAcccaaaaaaatagattttgccATATGTAAGGATTCTTGGCTACTTTAATAACATAACATAGTATAGAAACAGCATTGCATAACATAAGTGTTTGTATGCCTTAAAATTCATGAAATTCCTTGAAATTCACAAAAACTTTACTGATGATATTcacaattgtaattttcaatgcAAACGATACAACAACGAATACTAAGTCATACACATGTTAATTAAGTATAACTCGTTGCTTCAGTTCATTCACAGCATCAGTTCGCGGTCACTCAAGAGCGAACCATTAACTATTCGGGCGTGGAACGCAACTTTACATACTGAAAAATACTCGTAGATATGCACATGTACCAAGCATATGGATGTACGTGTGTGGTGAGAAATTTTTAACGACCTGAAGCTGCACTTTGTGTGTAAAAGCTATGAGTGCAGCTTAGTCCGCTAAATATTGCTTTCTTGGACCGTTTACAACGCGCTTACGGATCTGAGCACTCGTGCAAATATGTGCACTTGATCGGTTACtaaatgcacatatttacatctCGCCAGCAGTTTTAAAACCCGAGACGTGTAATAGAGACATCACTCGATCgctatagacatacatacatatatgtacatatgtaatatatttgtgtgtacacGTTGGGTTAGTCAGATATAATtactgtttgtttatattttcgttGGCGCATGGTGTGAAatgttaaaaactattttttagcattttacttttgttatcGTTTTGAAATAAATGGTCATTCACATTTTTCTgaagttttcttttatttctctttttgaCTATTAGGTTTTGTTTCGTTTTGgaatttcttctttttgttgtgttgtgtttttgttttgttaatttgGCTAACAAAGTAATTGTGGTGGCCAGTGTGTTTGCCACCGCTATTGCCCCTGTCACTGCCACTGTTGTTTGCTGTTGCGACAGCATATGATGGCGCAAATTGATAAATTGACAGATGTttcttggttttcttttcaataaCTTTCCCTTCGACAGTTTTATTAACGGTTTGTTGTTAGTAGCCCAAAGAGCGATCGttaaaaataattgagaaatattgtatttttacagAACTCAACAATTAAATTTCCATTTGTTAGATGTATTTATATTAAGCTTTCTGATTTGAGAAGCCACTgaacatatatttcaatttaattgtatCGAATCTGAAAATAACTGTTATGCcgtatttcaaaatttgaaaagttttacGATTCTGTAGAcgaaaattattgatgaatttGTCACTTTCTCGATATTTTATGCTTGAAATAAAGAATACAAACAAGTTAATCCTTTATATCTTACATACGAGTGATTATAATTTAGTGAAAGAGCTTGTATGGGTTCTGATGTGTACTTAAAAAGCTTGTAATTATGACATTATTCGGTTTTGCCGTTCCATAAAAcctcattaaattatattttctttatgataATTAATTATTGTGCGTTCGTCCCATAGCTCATAAACATCCACATGCACCCGAATTTCAGCTTCTTAAGACGGAATATTAAATGTCCATGTATAATTATACGCCGAAATTAGTTACATTGCTCAATTTATTTGTTcgatatgtaaaacaaaatccCGTCTAACAACAAACGACCTGGATAAACTCGGTACACAACCACACTCaatgcagagttgcattttaaatatctatttaatatataaggGTACACTGTCAAACTTGATCTGTTCTAATATCAGAGCAGTTTCACTCCAATTCAAAGTTTTACATTGGTCTATGTCTTCATGTGCAGTACTGTTGTAGGTAGTCGAGGATGATTATAAGAGTTGAGTTTATTATTGAAGAAAATCATTGCCAATAAATAATTGGAATGTCGCTTTAAAGATAATATGACGTAATTAACGATTAGATTTGATagtgaaatccggatgtctgtctgtccgtctgttcgtgcacgcgataacttgagtaaaaaatgaaataccTTGAAGGtgattgccgaaatcggaccattccACGcccaaaaaagtcgatttttcaggtgagcggtttaaagttttcaattgtctcttatttagcaaatatacacAAACTCCATAAGTTTATTGAATAAACTAGTGGCATgccaatattaaataaaatgctgaGAATAACTGTACTGAATCTTTTTCTTGGGCATGAACTtcgaattatgtcgttatttgtgaaaaatataaataaatttcgccgtcataagttaaaaaacaacaacatgaacaatttaaaataatattaataagcaTAAACACAACTGTTAACACGCATAcagatttaaataaatgaaagaatagtttctattacattttaaatacagcatttgtgcgcctaaaaatatgcaattgtTTGATTCCTCTTCATGCTTTGTACAAATAACTTGTGCGGCTTAACAAAATGGACTATACTGTAGCTGAAGTTAAGTTCACAGTCACCTTAATATGTTATTTGGTTACCGACGTCTTCTttcatatgtataattaaatgtAAGAATATGTAATTTTCCTTACATCAGTGAGTTTGAGTAGGTTGCATTTTTCACATAAAGATTTGGAGATATCAACCTTAATATTGACTCGTGTAGCACATGAACGTGAGACCTTATTAATGGATTTCCTAAATTCATGAAAATTAGTCACTGAATTGGTTTAACATAATCTGTCACAACACCGTTCTTTAAAAGGACTATTTAGTGCACTTTCTAGCGGTAGGAGATGGACaattgcatatatgtaaatatatagagattcaaatatttaatgttttaatttactttagtcTTAAGTTAGATAGCTAGAGCTTTAAACTCCCGTGTAAAGTGGTTTAGAAGTAGTGCAAATATAAACACTTTTGTtagaaaatttgcataattacCATAAACGATTGCACGCATGCACTTACAAGGCAAATGTATACGCCCATCCACAGATACATGTATACTTATAGTCTACTCGTATAATTGCTTGGTCTCAAATTACTTTCCAATTATTATATGCATCGTTACATTCTCGCGATTTTATTGCTTGCGAGCTTCAATGCATCCATCGCTAAATAAACagtaattttcatatgtaacaacaaatattgaaagtttATAAACAagagtaaaacaacaaaaaaaagtttaagaaaaaataacatgAGAGAATGCAACAAGAAAATACCAGAAAAAATTACATCGCCGTTAACCGTATTAATtggaaaataagtaaggaaaggctaagtcaGGATGCAACCGAgaaaataatcatataaatattgtatatgagggctaaggtAATTTTTGACGCAACTATATGctcacataattttgctaagatatctatATAACCGCTATATCCGGAAGTTtcataatccgaatataaggtaaACCTTTTTCGGTACAAAGACACTATTagtacactattagaagaaaaatattagcgatattttcggtgaaaaattactcttagccactgagtttttcatgttcgatatccgggcattgaaaatgtatagtccgatttcgacagctcaaatatagtattggtgtaaagttatattccgttatcttcattggctcctaatgtatatacagtatactctcgaaaagtaaattctcagaaagtaaataatcgcggaaaagttaatcacctttaagattacacatgctcctcgaaaaagtaaattttttaatttacttttcagagagtgtgataaaaaattcgaaacgaagcaagcaagcagcgttttttacgatgttgcaaaaacacttactctcttgtttatcgcgtctttttagtaaataaactctcttacttgatccactggtttaaaaatgaaaacgatgcaaatcaggtgtcagactttttgaattgtcgtacaaaaatggtcagaaaatatattgcaaaagaaaaaaaaaacaaaagaatattcaagattttttctcttcatagtaaatacatatgtatgtatgtaaatgtatgcatttttaaacttaaaaaattcattcatttatttgcttcaataaaacatatggatcaTGTAAATCcatcatgtaaatccatatgttttattgaagcaaataaatgaatgaattttttaagtttaaaaatgcatacatttacatacatacatatgtatttactatgaagagaaaaaatcttgaatattcttttgacCTTTgatcatgtaaatccatatgttttattgaagcaaataaatgaatgaattttttaagtttaaaaatggatttacatgatccatatgttttattgaagcaaataaatgaatgaattttttaagtttaaaaatgcatttaatattataaaaacagataatttatgtatatatttagaaaagtgaattattcgaaaatgtaaattacccaaaataccaatcgatttacttttcgagagtatactgtattataaaatgaacgaataagatggaattaaaaattgagttatttggAAAGTggccgtggttgtgaaccgatttcgcccatttgtcATCCGTGTtaacagggtgtcaagaaaatattatttcatcctcctgataattttgatatatgtatataaccctatatctaactcgtttagctttatgacttacaaacaaccgttatgtgaacaaactcTCTTATACTCTCTTATCATCtttgttgcgtgagtataaCAATTCGATTAAAACGTGCAACAATTAGAGAAAAATTAACGCTGCGGATAAAGAGTAAATATCAGCAgctataaatatgagaaaatattatgttaCTTT
This genomic interval carries:
- the LOC105212391 gene encoding uncharacterized protein LOC105212391, coding for MWLPNYFSCALLIGTLYGASATIAPLATEVRDNATPGTETFLAPPTRENIENTPRPIGTAQKAADCLTNSLNSDSIYCRGSRAIRNVIKKLNRRDKPLVLLRGLEIVPIEPVSNDTPVDSAVENDDTFLGYVSEYLRSHELNIKFADLLADESERYLAYDLEQNGGAPGDGIQEARKKDKGQGMILAMAMMFGKMMAVMSLGGIGAMAMKALGVAMTALMMAGIVGMKSLMQHGHESSHSVQYLTADGHHHKRRRRSSYDPLRLAYRGWQQKQVEQI